From one Caldithrix abyssi DSM 13497 genomic stretch:
- a CDS encoding GH36-type glycosyl hydrolase domain-containing protein, protein MKRYGAFSEDKKEFVIKRPDTPLPWVNYISNGRYNGLISNTGGGFSFYLSPRDSRITRWRYNALPVDRPGRYLYIRDEEDGHYWSPTWQPTETALDFYECRHGVYYTTIQSEYRKLRHEITYFVPLDDDLEIWRVRLENKNDRTIKLNLFAFVELCLGHALVDLINQPNDQHFNEVFFNRQKQILFASKRYWVRYQGATVKQANEAWDRYVFMASSLPVIGWDGSKNSFIGRWRSESNPLAVERGACANSEITAGDAVGVLQMNVNLAPGQSADFAVLLGVVARHNFEQDGVAIVQKYRDMEMVDAELKRLKAYWQEYLSHVQAQTPDEDMNAMLNVWNQYQTSVTFRFSRDASYYHGGLLFGRGFRDSCQDIMGPVIPRPQWVKERIVEMSQYQFADGSVFHLYHPLSGSGEKTGHSDTPLWLPLAIMTYLKESGDFDFLKQKTPFYDEGQASILEHLFRAIDFSLGQLTDRYLPRFGPGDWNDTLDYLGRKGKGESVWVAMFLAYILKETVELCAYLKLNAEKDRYAKEYQKVKESINKYAWDGDWYIRGTNDRGEVIGSAQNEEGKIFLNTQTWAVISGVAEGERAQKCMAAVQKYLDTPKGPKILHPAYTKIDPEIGLATRCVPGKKENGAVFNHPVSWAVLAECLLGRAERAYNIYKRALPMNPVVDIDRYEVEPYVYAEYVTSPDHPTFGQASHSWLTGSAVWMLRDAVDYILGVRPTYRGLLIDPCVPADWKEFKIKRKFRGKTYRIEVENPSGKNKGVAQIEVNGHSIAGNLIDLKNDQIVRWLNDDPVVCVKVVMGA, encoded by the coding sequence GCTACCTTTACATTCGGGACGAAGAGGACGGCCATTACTGGTCGCCCACCTGGCAACCCACTGAAACGGCGCTTGATTTTTATGAATGCCGACATGGCGTGTATTACACAACCATCCAATCGGAATACCGAAAGTTGAGGCACGAAATCACCTATTTTGTGCCGTTGGACGACGACCTGGAAATTTGGCGCGTACGGCTGGAAAACAAAAACGACAGAACGATAAAATTAAACCTGTTTGCCTTTGTGGAGCTCTGTTTGGGGCATGCGCTGGTGGACTTAATCAATCAGCCCAACGACCAGCATTTTAACGAAGTGTTTTTCAATCGTCAAAAACAAATATTGTTTGCTTCAAAAAGATACTGGGTGCGTTACCAGGGCGCCACGGTCAAACAGGCCAATGAGGCGTGGGATCGCTATGTGTTTATGGCTTCATCTTTGCCGGTTATCGGCTGGGATGGCAGCAAAAACAGCTTTATCGGGCGCTGGCGTTCGGAGAGCAACCCGCTGGCTGTGGAACGGGGAGCCTGCGCCAATTCCGAAATAACGGCTGGCGATGCTGTGGGCGTTTTACAGATGAATGTGAATCTGGCGCCCGGTCAGTCGGCGGACTTTGCCGTTTTGCTGGGCGTTGTAGCGCGCCACAATTTTGAACAGGACGGCGTTGCCATCGTGCAAAAATATCGCGACATGGAGATGGTTGACGCCGAGCTTAAACGTTTAAAAGCGTACTGGCAGGAATATCTTTCACATGTGCAGGCGCAAACGCCCGATGAAGATATGAACGCCATGCTGAACGTCTGGAATCAGTACCAGACTTCGGTAACCTTTCGCTTTTCGCGGGATGCCTCTTACTACCATGGAGGGCTGCTCTTTGGTCGCGGCTTTCGCGACTCCTGTCAGGACATCATGGGGCCGGTAATACCCCGGCCGCAGTGGGTAAAAGAGCGTATTGTCGAAATGAGCCAGTACCAGTTTGCCGATGGCAGCGTCTTCCATCTTTACCATCCGCTTTCCGGAAGCGGCGAAAAAACCGGCCATTCCGATACGCCCCTGTGGCTACCCCTGGCCATTATGACCTATTTAAAAGAAAGCGGTGATTTCGATTTCCTTAAACAAAAAACGCCTTTTTACGATGAGGGGCAGGCTTCCATACTCGAACATCTGTTCAGGGCCATTGACTTTTCGCTGGGCCAGTTAACGGATCGCTATTTACCCCGCTTTGGTCCCGGCGACTGGAACGACACGCTGGACTATCTGGGGCGAAAGGGAAAGGGAGAGAGCGTGTGGGTGGCCATGTTTCTGGCTTACATCTTAAAAGAAACGGTTGAACTGTGCGCTTATCTGAAATTGAACGCTGAAAAAGATCGTTATGCGAAGGAGTACCAAAAGGTAAAAGAAAGCATCAATAAATACGCCTGGGATGGCGACTGGTACATTCGCGGAACCAATGATCGCGGAGAAGTTATCGGTTCCGCGCAGAATGAAGAGGGTAAAATCTTTTTAAACACTCAAACCTGGGCGGTGATCAGCGGCGTGGCCGAAGGCGAAAGGGCGCAAAAGTGCATGGCCGCCGTGCAAAAATATCTGGATACGCCCAAAGGGCCTAAAATTTTACATCCGGCCTACACCAAAATCGATCCTGAAATAGGTCTGGCCACGCGCTGCGTTCCCGGTAAAAAAGAGAACGGGGCCGTGTTCAACCATCCCGTGAGCTGGGCCGTTTTGGCCGAGTGCCTGCTGGGGCGCGCCGAGCGGGCCTATAACATCTACAAACGCGCCCTGCCCATGAACCCCGTGGTGGATATCGATCGTTATGAAGTGGAACCCTATGTGTACGCCGAATATGTGACCAGCCCCGATCATCCCACGTTTGGCCAGGCCAGCCACTCCTGGTTAACCGGATCGGCCGTCTGGATGTTGCGCGACGCCGTCGATTACATTTTAGGCGTGCGGCCCACCTATCGGGGATTGTTGATCGATCCATGTGTTCCGGCAGACTGGAAAGAGTTTAAGATCAAAAGAAAATTCAGAGGGAAAACCTATAGAATAGAAGTGGAAAATCCTTCTGGCAAAAACAAAGGCGTGGCGCAGATTGAAGTGAATGGCCATTCCATTGCGGGTAATTTAATCGACCTAAAAAATGATCAAATCGTCCGATGGCTAAATGACGATCCTGTTGTTTGCGTAAAGGTGGTAATGGGGGCGTAA
- a CDS encoding N-acetylmannosamine-6-phosphate 2-epimerase — protein MEEKKTTVLNQLKGGLIVSCQSEPPEPFARPSLILAMARAALMGGAVGIRANLPRNVRHLVKKLDVPIIALYKKKHENSDVFITPTIRELKALIKSGAPVIALDATQRERPGGERLEDLIHFGRMHSNCLLMADVSTVHEGVEAARLGFDLIGTTLAGYTDYTAHRFDPQEPDFNLLKELVGEVGDQTPVIAEGRIWQPEQAKQCLDLGAFAVVVGTAITRPWVLTARFVQALRV, from the coding sequence ATGGAAGAGAAAAAAACGACGGTGTTAAATCAATTAAAAGGCGGTTTGATCGTTTCCTGCCAATCCGAGCCCCCGGAGCCCTTTGCCAGGCCCTCGCTGATTCTGGCCATGGCGCGCGCGGCGTTGATGGGCGGCGCGGTGGGAATTAGGGCCAACCTGCCGCGAAATGTGCGCCATCTGGTAAAAAAGCTCGATGTGCCGATCATCGCCCTGTACAAAAAGAAACATGAAAACAGCGATGTATTTATTACGCCAACCATCAGAGAGTTGAAAGCGCTCATCAAAAGCGGGGCACCCGTTATTGCGTTGGACGCCACGCAAAGAGAACGTCCGGGCGGCGAGCGGCTGGAAGATTTGATCCATTTTGGCCGAATGCATTCTAACTGTTTGCTGATGGCCGATGTTTCTACCGTGCACGAAGGCGTGGAAGCCGCGCGCCTGGGGTTTGATTTGATCGGTACCACGCTGGCCGGTTATACCGACTACACCGCACACCGTTTCGATCCGCAAGAACCGGATTTCAATCTTTTAAAAGAACTGGTCGGAGAGGTTGGCGATCAAACGCCGGTGATCGCCGAAGGACGAATCTGGCAGCCGGAGCAAGCTAAACAGTGCCTGGATTTGGGCGCCTTTGCCGTGGTGGTAGGCACGGCAATCACTCGTCCGTGGGTGTTAACAGCGCGCTTTGTTCAGGCCTTGCGCGTTTAA
- a CDS encoding sigma-54-dependent transcriptional regulator, with amino-acid sequence MKFQIHIVDDEHTVAQSLKRILTTSEREIEVSNSGYEALKKTETKSFDLFILDYRLGDMDGIQLLEHLKNTSADAIYIFITAFGNVETAVRAMKAGAFDFIQKDQNPEVIRFTVQRALDTIRLRKEVELLKNSIFQERGPRKMVAESPVMKEILQIAEKYAQTDCTILITGETGTGKNVLAEFIHYQSNRFNNPFLAINCCTIPANLMESELFGYEKGAFTGAHTNGKVGLIERANEGTLFLDEIGELTPDLQAKLLYIIERQEFLRIGSVEPQKVNTRIIAATNVDLEKMIEEKNFRSDLYYRLNVASIKLPPLRERKEDILPLSKLFIEEFNKRFNKNVKQIADDAADYLINAPWKGNIRELKNLLERVMILTEEETLSFRELQKAFTPFSNDHSPEKNAFFSLHLNPSKGTNLLQESQKQLVIQALKKCNCNRSSAARMLGIPRTTLNFYLKKFDLQSEEPALKNS; translated from the coding sequence ATGAAATTTCAGATACACATTGTGGATGACGAGCATACGGTAGCGCAATCTTTAAAAAGAATTTTAACCACCTCTGAACGCGAAATAGAGGTTTCAAACTCCGGTTACGAAGCGCTAAAAAAAACGGAAACAAAATCCTTTGACTTATTCATCCTTGATTACCGGCTGGGCGATATGGATGGCATTCAATTACTGGAACATTTGAAAAATACGAGCGCCGACGCCATCTATATTTTTATTACTGCCTTTGGCAATGTGGAAACGGCCGTGCGAGCCATGAAGGCCGGCGCGTTTGATTTCATCCAGAAGGACCAGAATCCGGAGGTTATTCGCTTTACCGTTCAAAGAGCGCTGGATACCATCCGTTTGCGCAAAGAGGTGGAGCTTTTGAAAAACTCTATCTTTCAGGAAAGAGGCCCCAGAAAAATGGTGGCAGAATCGCCGGTAATGAAAGAAATCTTGCAAATAGCCGAAAAGTACGCCCAGACCGATTGCACCATATTGATTACCGGAGAGACCGGAACCGGTAAAAATGTGCTGGCGGAGTTCATCCATTACCAGAGCAACCGCTTTAACAATCCCTTTTTAGCCATCAATTGCTGCACCATTCCGGCTAATTTAATGGAAAGTGAATTGTTTGGTTACGAAAAAGGCGCCTTTACCGGGGCGCACACCAACGGAAAAGTCGGACTGATTGAACGAGCCAATGAAGGCACCTTATTTCTGGATGAAATCGGCGAACTTACGCCCGACCTGCAGGCCAAATTGCTCTACATCATCGAGCGGCAGGAATTTTTGCGCATCGGCTCGGTGGAACCTCAAAAAGTAAATACGCGCATTATCGCGGCCACCAATGTGGACCTGGAAAAAATGATCGAAGAGAAGAATTTTCGTAGCGACCTGTATTATCGCTTAAACGTGGCCTCCATCAAACTGCCGCCCCTGCGAGAACGAAAGGAAGACATTTTACCTCTCAGCAAACTTTTTATTGAAGAATTCAACAAACGCTTTAATAAAAATGTAAAACAAATCGCCGATGACGCGGCAGACTACCTGATCAACGCCCCCTGGAAAGGCAATATCCGGGAACTCAAAAACTTACTGGAACGCGTCATGATTTTAACCGAAGAAGAGACGCTAAGCTTTCGGGAACTACAAAAAGCGTTTACCCCTTTTAGCAACGACCACTCGCCGGAAAAGAACGCGTTTTTTTCCTTGCACTTAAATCCATCGAAAGGAACCAATTTGCTGCAGGAAAGCCAGAAACAGCTGGTCATCCAGGCATTAAAGAAATGCAATTGCAATCGCAGTTCGGCAGCCAGAATGCTGGGCATTCCGCGCACCACACTAAATTTTTATTTAAAGAAATTTGATCTGCAATCTGAGGAGCCGGCGTTAAAAAACAGTTAA